CGAGTACGAGGTCCACCACCACCAGGAGGGCCACTCCAACGAGACGCTGTTCGTGACGTGGGGCGACGACCGGCTCGTCATCCGTCGTCCACCGCCGGGCGAGACGGCCGACACGGCCCACGACGTGCTCCGCGAGTATCGCGTCATCGACGCACTTCAGGACACTGACGTTCGGGTGCCGAAGACCTACGTCGCCTCCGACGACCACGACGTGCTCGGGTCGGACTTCTACGTGATGGGCCACGTCGAGGGCGACGTGCTCCGCGAGGGCGAGCCGGAGCGATTCCAGAATCCCGAGGCGCGCGAGCAGATCGGCTACGAGCTGGTGACGAACCTCGCGCGCATCCACCAGGTCGATTACGACGCCGTCGGGCTCGAACACGGCGACTTCGGCTACCCCCCGGGGTTCACCGAGCGACAGGTCGACCGCTGGTCCGAACAGCTGATGTGGGCCTTCGACGTGACCGCCGAGGAGCGCGAGGTGCCAGAGCTGTACGACGTGATGTCGTGGCTGAAGGACAACGTCCCGGAGGACCCGCCGGCCACCCTCGTCCACGGCGACTACAAGCTGGACAACGTGATGTACGGACCCGAGGCCGACCCCGAGGTCGTCGCCGTCATGGACTGGGAGATGTCGACGCTCGGTGACCCCCTGACCGACCTCGGCTGGATGCTCTCCTACTGGTGGGACCCGAAGGACCCCGACCCGCCACGCGGTGACGACACCGCGAACGACTTCATGGCGACCGACGACTACCCGACGCGCCGCGACCTCGTCGACCGCTACGAG
This portion of the Halosegnis longus genome encodes:
- a CDS encoding phosphotransferase family protein gives rise to the protein MSEKTYFERIVDVEKLAAFLEAELGPVDEYEVHHHQEGHSNETLFVTWGDDRLVIRRPPPGETADTAHDVLREYRVIDALQDTDVRVPKTYVASDDHDVLGSDFYVMGHVEGDVLREGEPERFQNPEAREQIGYELVTNLARIHQVDYDAVGLEHGDFGYPPGFTERQVDRWSEQLMWAFDVTAEEREVPELYDVMSWLKDNVPEDPPATLVHGDYKLDNVMYGPEADPEVVAVMDWEMSTLGDPLTDLGWMLSYWWDPKDPDPPRGDDTANDFMATDDYPTRRDLVDRYEELTGFSYDNDRFYRALAVYKLAGLGEMFFRRYLEGNSDDDMYPQMREGVPNLADRALRIIEGDEPL